One part of the Sphingobacteriales bacterium genome encodes these proteins:
- a CDS encoding acetyl-CoA carboxylase biotin carboxyl carrier protein subunit, with protein MKNFKFIINGNEYSVSIENIEDNVADVEVNGTHYKVELQKEIKMTKTPKLVRPVAVPTTDVAKTTPTGSTTPVQVSENDYNVMSPLPGVILEIKVKPGDVVSVGQRLMLIEAMKMENHIDADRAGKVKSINVNVGDNVMQGDVLLVIGE; from the coding sequence ATGAAAAACTTTAAGTTCATTATTAATGGCAATGAATATAGTGTTTCAATTGAAAATATTGAAGATAACGTAGCAGATGTTGAAGTAAACGGGACGCATTATAAGGTTGAATTGCAGAAGGAAATTAAAATGACCAAAACACCTAAACTGGTACGACCGGTGGCAGTTCCTACCACGGATGTGGCAAAAACGACACCAACGGGAAGTACGACACCGGTTCAGGTATCGGAAAATGACTACAATGTAATGTCGCCATTGCCGGGAGTTATTCTTGAAATTAAAGTTAAACCCGGGGATGTTGTCAGTGTAGGGCAGCGTCTGATGCTCATCGAAGCCATGAAAATGGAAAACCATATTGATGCCGATCGTGCCGGTAAGGTTAAGTCAATAAATGTTAATGTGGGCGACAACGTGATGCAGGGAGATGTTCTTTTGGTAATTGGAGAGTAA
- a CDS encoding sodium ion-translocating decarboxylase subunit beta, translating into MKTGFGNFILDHIGQFFGYTAFANITWGNVIMIVVGLIFIYLAITKEYEPLLLIPIGFGMIIGNIPFWGSEHTALTDPLNLKIGIYQKGSVLNYLYFGVIQGVYPPLIFLGIGAMTDFSALLSNPRLILIGAAAQLGIFGAYTLALLLGFTPEQAGAIGIIGGADGPTAIFLSSKLAPELMGAIAVSAYSYMALVPVIQPPVMRLLTTPKERLIRMKPPRSVSRLEKILFPIIGLILTTFIVPAGLPLLGMLFFGNLLKESGVTRRLADTAKGPLIDIVTIMIGLTVGASTQASTFLTTKSIGIFVLGASSFIIATAGGVLFVKFINLFLKEGDKINPLIGNAGVSAVPDSARVSQIIGLEYDKTNHLLMHAMAPNVAGVIGSAVAAGILLSFLY; encoded by the coding sequence ATGAAAACAGGTTTTGGAAATTTCATATTAGATCATATCGGGCAGTTTTTCGGATATACTGCCTTTGCCAATATTACATGGGGAAATGTAATTATGATAGTGGTCGGTTTAATTTTTATTTATCTGGCCATTACCAAAGAATATGAACCTTTGTTACTGATCCCGATAGGATTCGGAATGATCATAGGCAATATTCCTTTCTGGGGATCGGAGCATACAGCACTCACGGATCCTCTTAATTTGAAAATAGGTATTTATCAGAAAGGAAGTGTTTTAAATTACCTGTATTTTGGTGTCATTCAGGGGGTTTATCCACCGCTGATCTTTTTAGGAATAGGGGCAATGACCGATTTTTCGGCATTATTATCAAACCCAAGACTGATTTTAATCGGTGCTGCCGCACAATTGGGAATTTTTGGGGCTTATACCCTTGCACTATTATTAGGATTTACACCTGAACAGGCAGGAGCTATCGGAATTATTGGTGGTGCTGATGGCCCGACAGCCATCTTTCTTTCATCAAAACTGGCTCCCGAACTTATGGGTGCTATTGCTGTGTCTGCATATTCATATATGGCACTTGTGCCTGTAATTCAGCCACCGGTCATGCGACTGCTGACTACTCCTAAGGAAAGACTTATCCGTATGAAACCTCCACGCAGTGTTTCCCGCCTTGAAAAGATATTATTTCCAATAATTGGCTTAATCCTGACTACCTTTATTGTTCCGGCAGGTCTGCCGCTTTTGGGTATGTTGTTTTTTGGTAATTTACTGAAAGAAAGTGGGGTAACCCGGAGGCTTGCCGATACAGCCAAAGGACCTTTGATTGATATTGTTACTATTATGATTGGCCTTACTGTGGGTGCATCCACTCAGGCTTCTACTTTTCTGACAACAAAATCTATCGGAATTTTTGTATTGGGAGCTTCTTCCTTTATCATTGCCACTGCTGGCGGGGTACTCTTTGTGAAATTTATCAATTTATTTCTTAAAGAAGGAGATAAAATAAATCCCCTGATCGGAAATGCCGGAGTGTCAGCTGTACCCGACAGTGCCAGAGTTTCTCAGATCATCGGACTTGAATATGATAAAACCAATCATTTGCTGATGCATGCCATGGCTCCCAATGTTGCCGGAGTGATTGGAAGCGCTGTTGCTGCCGGTATTTTACTGAGCTTTCTCTACTAA
- a CDS encoding YjbQ family protein produces the protein MIIQKEIKIPPKGKGFHLITKEVLQALGELPEKGLLNLFICHTSAGLSINENSDSSVLHDMDKSFDLLARENETFYTHTMEGRDDMPAHVKSTLTGVSLTIPITGYRLALGTWQGIYLCEFRYGGRTRTIIATLYT, from the coding sequence ATGATCATCCAGAAAGAAATTAAAATACCGCCAAAAGGAAAAGGTTTTCACCTGATTACAAAAGAGGTTTTACAAGCCTTGGGCGAATTACCGGAAAAAGGACTGTTGAACCTGTTTATCTGTCACACTTCGGCAGGCCTGAGTATCAATGAAAACAGTGACTCTTCCGTCCTTCATGATATGGATAAGTCGTTTGACCTGCTGGCACGTGAAAATGAAACTTTTTACACCCATACCATGGAAGGGAGAGACGATATGCCGGCTCACGTAAAATCAACGCTGACAGGTGTATCGCTGACCATTCCCATTACAGGTTACCGGCTTGCACTGGGGACATGGCAAGGCATTTACCTCTGTGAATTCAGGTATGGAGGACGTACCAGAACAATTATCGCCACCCTCTACACTTAG